Proteins encoded together in one Chelonoidis abingdonii isolate Lonesome George chromosome 1, CheloAbing_2.0, whole genome shotgun sequence window:
- the LOC116819815 gene encoding olfactory receptor 51G2-like: YLFNSREISLDACFAQLFFIHSLSFIESSILLLMAFDRFVAICNPLRYASILTLPRIAKMGLMFVLRGFVLTFPLPFLLKQFQYCRANVLSHSYCLNQEVMKMACSDSTVNSIYGLFITLLMVGLDSLLIFLSYVMFLKTVLKIASPMECLRALNTCICHLCAVVLFYTPQISLSVLHRFGKGSPPLLQILLGYVYLLVPSLMNPIVYSVKSKHFRARIIRVFVK; the protein is encoded by the coding sequence TACTTGTTTAACTCTAGGGAGATCAGCCTTGATGCCTGTTTtgcccagctgttcttcatccactcTCTGTCATTCATTGAATCCTCCATTCTCTTGTTGATGGCCTTTGACCGCTTTGTTGCTATCTGTAACCCTCTGAGATATGCTTCCATCTTAACTCTTCCGAGAATAGCCAAGATGGGACTGATGTTTGTGTTAAGAGGGTTTGTCCTAACATTCCCACTCCCCTTTCTCTTGAAACAGTTCCAATACTGTCGAGCCAATGTCCTCTCCCATTCCTACTGCCTTAACCAGGAGGTCATGAAGATGGCTTGTTCAGATAGCACAGTCAACAGCATCTATGGTTTGTTTATTACACTCTTAATGGTGGGGTTGGATTCACTGCTCATCTTCCTCTCTTATGTGATGTTCCTCAAAACGGTGCTGAAAATTGCATCCCCCATGGAATGCCTGAGGGCCCTGAACACCTGCATCTGCCACCTCTGTGCTGTTGTCCTATTTTACACACCACAGATCAGCTTGTCTGTGTTACACAGATTCGGGAAGGGCTCTCCTCCTTTGCTTCAGATTCTCCTGGGCTACGTCTACCTGCTGGTCCCGTCTCTGATGAATCCAATTGTGTACAGCGTGAAAAGCAAACACTTTCGTGCGAGGATAATCAGGGTGTTTGTCAAGTGA
- the LOC116832429 gene encoding olfactory receptor 51G2-like has translation MSAVNNTKLNSAVFLLTGIPGLEDVHLWISVLLCLIYAILIVGNAIILFIIKTDRTLHEPMHIFLSMLAITDLGILIATMPTILGIFLFNSREISLNACFAQLFFIHLLQCIESSVLLLMAFDRFVAICSPLRYASILTLPRIAKVGLMFVLRGVAVALPFPFLLKRFQYCQANVLSHSYCLHQEVMKMACSDITVNSIYGLSVSLLTMGLDSLLIFLSYVIIFKTVLSIASKVECLRALKTCISHICVILLFYIPEISLSVIHRFGKGSSHLLQIVLGYVYLLVPPLMNPIVYIVKSKHLRSRLIKLFIK, from the coding sequence ATGTCAGCTGTCAATAACACCAAGCTCAACTCTGCAGTGTTCCTTCTCACCGGGATACCTGGGCTGGAAGACGTCCATCTCTGGATCTCTGTCCTCTTGTGCTTAATTTATGCTATTTTGATAGTAGGAAATGCAATCATTctgttcattataaaaacagatcGTACCCTCCATGAGCCCATgcacattttcctttccatgttggcCATCACAGACCTTGGAATATTGATAGCCACCATGCCAACGATATTGGGCATATTCTTGTTCAACTCTAGGGAGATCAGCCTCAATGCCTGTTTTGCCCAGTTGTTTTTCATCCACTTGCTTCAATGCATTGAATCgtctgtgctcttgttgatgGCCTTTGACCGCTTTGTCGCTATCTGTAGCCCACTGAGATATGCTTCCATCTTAACCCTGCCAAGAATAGCCAAGGTGGGGTTGATGTTTGTGCTAAGAGGGGTGGCCGTAGCATTACCATTCCCCTTTCTCCTGAAACGGTTCCAATACTGTCAAGCCAATGTCCTCTCCCATTCCTACTGCCTGCACCAGGAGGTCATGAAGATGGCTTGTTCAGACATCACAGTCAATAGCATCTATGGCTTGTCTGTCTCACTCTTAACGATGGGGTTGGATTCGCTGCTCATCTTTTTATCTTATGTGATCATCTTCAAAACAGTGTTGAGCATTGCATCGAAGGTGGAGTGTCTCAGAGCCCTGAAAACCTGTATTTCCCATATCTGCGTTATCCTGCTCTTCTACATACCAGAGATAAGCTTGTCTGTGATACACAGATTTGGGAAGGGCTCTTCTCACTTGCTTCAGATTGTCCTGGGCTATGTCTACCTGCTGGTCCCACCCCTGATGAACCCAATTGTGTACATCGTGAAAAGCAAACACCTTCGTTCAAGGTTAATCAAGTTGTTCATCAAGTGA